In Thermodesulfobacteriota bacterium, the following proteins share a genomic window:
- a CDS encoding HAMP domain-containing sensor histidine kinase, with product MNLFLKPRIRTVLLMVNLMVLLLPLVGIALLRLYENELIRRTESELIAQAACIRAVYSDRLVRFLRQEDPSAMVTGDWAAFYQPAVTPKLHPPVVDAGHVFMPIEASLDIHAGPVRLPAPPARAPTQPSDPSAIQAGAEVSAMLQEIQSVTLAGIRIVDCNGTVVATSRGELGQSLLDREEVARALAGENVSLFRKRVFDQAMPPVASISRGNRVRVFVALPVVHDGRVLGAVVLSRTPLDIIKALYINRAYLLKGAVIMIGAMVLISLLTTLLISRPITALTAQAGNISSGKQGSAGPLKKPGTYEVDLLSHAFSNMAVSLRERADYIQNFASHVSHEFKTPLASMGGTVELLRDHFDAMSPGEREKFMRNMAQDIDRLTLLVSRLLELARADTFTPSQETLELCAALGTLVTRYAQSGLAITLCPCSPPLPVRFSAETLESVIGNLIANSRLHGGDAVAIMISAGVSDEDSAMAEIVFSDTGPGISAANIDKIFTPFFTTARDRGGSGLGLPIIRALVRAHKGDIVCLPADGGARFKITLVRQTRDRDL from the coding sequence ATGAATTTATTCCTTAAACCCCGTATCAGGACGGTGCTGCTCATGGTGAACCTCATGGTGCTGCTGCTGCCGCTGGTGGGCATCGCCCTGCTGCGCCTTTATGAAAATGAGCTTATCCGCCGTACCGAGAGCGAGCTGATTGCCCAGGCCGCCTGCATCCGGGCAGTTTACTCCGACCGGCTTGTGAGGTTCCTGCGGCAGGAGGACCCTTCGGCCATGGTGACCGGAGACTGGGCGGCGTTCTATCAACCGGCCGTCACTCCCAAGTTGCACCCGCCGGTGGTTGATGCCGGGCATGTCTTCATGCCTATCGAAGCGTCCCTTGATATTCATGCCGGCCCCGTCCGGCTGCCGGCGCCGCCCGCAAGGGCTCCCACGCAGCCCTCCGACCCCAGCGCTATTCAGGCGGGCGCCGAAGTGTCGGCCATGCTACAGGAGATTCAATCGGTGACCCTGGCCGGTATTCGGATCGTCGATTGCAACGGCACGGTGGTGGCCACGTCGCGCGGCGAACTCGGGCAGTCGCTTCTTGACCGGGAGGAGGTGGCCCGCGCCCTTGCCGGCGAAAACGTCAGCCTTTTCCGGAAGCGTGTTTTCGACCAGGCCATGCCGCCCGTGGCATCCATCAGCCGGGGGAATCGGGTGCGTGTTTTTGTAGCCCTGCCGGTGGTGCATGACGGCCGAGTGCTGGGGGCCGTGGTGCTTTCGCGAACGCCCCTTGACATTATAAAAGCCCTTTACATCAACCGTGCGTATCTTTTAAAAGGTGCCGTCATCATGATCGGCGCCATGGTTTTGATCTCGCTGTTGACAACGCTCCTCATCAGCAGACCGATAACGGCGCTTACGGCGCAGGCGGGAAATATTTCCTCCGGAAAACAAGGGTCAGCCGGTCCCCTGAAGAAACCCGGAACCTATGAGGTGGACCTGCTCAGTCATGCCTTTTCCAACATGGCCGTATCGCTACGGGAGCGCGCCGACTATATCCAAAATTTCGCCTCCCATGTGTCACATGAGTTTAAAACCCCCCTGGCGTCCATGGGCGGTACCGTCGAACTGCTGCGAGATCATTTTGACGCCATGAGCCCCGGGGAGCGGGAAAAGTTCATGAGGAACATGGCCCAGGATATAGACCGGCTGACCTTGCTGGTGAGCCGGCTGCTGGAGCTTGCCCGGGCCGACACCTTCACCCCGTCGCAGGAAACGCTGGAGCTTTGCGCGGCGCTCGGCACGCTGGTGACGCGATATGCCCAAAGCGGACTTGCCATAACGCTCTGTCCGTGCAGCCCGCCGTTGCCGGTACGGTTTTCCGCCGAAACCCTCGAGTCGGTCATCGGAAACCTGATCGCCAACTCCCGGCTCCATGGCGGCGACGCGGTTGCCATAATGATCAGCGCCGGGGTTTCGGACGAAGACAGCGCCATGGCCGAGATCGTTTTTTCCGATACCGGGCCGGGCATATCCGCGGCCAATATCGATAAAATATTTACACCCTTCTTCACGACTGCCCGTGACCGGGGCGGGAGCGGCCTGGGACTGCCGATCATCCGTGCCCTGGTGCGGGCCCATAAGGGAGACATCGTCTGTCTGCCGGCAGACGGGGGCGCGCGATTTAAAATCACCCTTGTCCGTCAGACCCGGGATCGTGACTTATGA
- a CDS encoding sigma 54-interacting transcriptional regulator produces the protein MRADDLTMEELLKIDPVKGFPLFGSHRIMVTGIFALRRFGDDLTQGLGLERMGRLLARLGYENGLTAATVMAEMYDFDSRWEWFLAGKILMRTAGVVDLEITDWAYEPEQNRVRFEGIWHDSFEALNFRAQMPDPSPQPICNLLTGLMSGYASGVFGREILVRETSCLARGNAVCAFEGRSLEEDDQELKSFRDYLTLETLDDDIARLKAELKQSREDLARREAEIERLKKQAGPAETSSGIVYRGKSMANVIALAEKIARTDSTVLIQGESGTGKELIARFIHEHSPRGGKPFLAVNCAALPPNLLESELFGHVKGAFTGADGHHKGLLLEADGGTFFLDEISELPLALQAKLLRVLQEREIRPVGGTRNVPVNVRVIAAANRDVKQMTEKGAFREDLYYRLAVFPLTIEPLRHRREDILILARHFLSRLKPEHPGFAPEVVRCLETYPWPGNIRELENAIEYATVIAPDEKITPAHLPPAITRENRDPLSALGSDRPSLKQMEQRYIRLILEHTGGNKAEAARVLGIGATTLWRSLKKNERE, from the coding sequence ATGCGCGCCGATGACTTGACAATGGAGGAACTGCTGAAGATCGACCCGGTCAAAGGGTTCCCCTTGTTCGGGTCCCACCGGATCATGGTGACCGGGATTTTCGCCCTGCGGCGCTTCGGCGACGACCTGACCCAGGGCCTGGGCCTGGAGCGCATGGGCCGGCTGCTGGCCCGCCTGGGATATGAAAACGGCTTGACGGCCGCCACCGTCATGGCGGAAATGTACGACTTTGATTCCCGCTGGGAATGGTTCCTGGCCGGGAAAATCCTCATGCGGACGGCCGGCGTGGTGGACCTGGAAATCACCGACTGGGCATACGAGCCGGAACAGAACCGGGTCCGCTTTGAAGGCATCTGGCATGATTCCTTCGAAGCCCTGAATTTCCGGGCCCAGATGCCGGACCCGAGCCCCCAGCCGATCTGCAACCTGCTGACCGGCCTGATGAGCGGTTATGCCAGCGGCGTCTTCGGCCGGGAGATCCTGGTCCGGGAGACCTCCTGCCTGGCCCGGGGCAATGCCGTCTGCGCCTTTGAGGGCCGGTCCCTGGAGGAGGATGACCAGGAATTAAAGTCCTTCCGGGACTACCTGACCCTGGAGACCCTGGACGATGACATCGCCCGCCTGAAGGCCGAACTCAAACAGTCCCGGGAAGACCTGGCCCGCCGCGAGGCGGAAATCGAGCGACTGAAAAAGCAGGCTGGTCCAGCGGAAACGTCGTCCGGCATTGTCTATCGCGGCAAATCCATGGCCAACGTCATCGCCCTGGCCGAAAAAATCGCCCGGACCGACTCGACCGTTCTGATCCAGGGTGAAAGCGGCACCGGCAAGGAACTGATCGCCCGCTTCATCCATGAGCACTCCCCGCGCGGCGGCAAGCCATTCCTGGCCGTCAACTGCGCCGCCCTGCCGCCGAACCTCCTGGAAAGCGAGCTGTTCGGCCATGTCAAGGGTGCTTTTACCGGCGCGGACGGCCATCACAAAGGCCTGCTGCTGGAAGCGGATGGGGGCACCTTTTTCCTGGACGAGATCAGCGAGCTGCCCCTGGCCCTTCAGGCCAAGCTCCTGCGGGTGTTGCAGGAAAGAGAGATCCGGCCCGTGGGCGGAACCAGAAACGTGCCGGTCAACGTGCGCGTCATCGCCGCCGCCAACCGGGACGTGAAACAGATGACCGAAAAAGGCGCCTTCCGGGAAGACCTGTATTACCGCCTGGCGGTTTTCCCGCTGACCATCGAACCCCTGCGCCACCGCCGGGAGGACATCCTGATCCTGGCGCGCCATTTTCTAAGCCGCCTGAAGCCCGAGCATCCCGGGTTCGCGCCCGAAGTGGTCCGCTGCCTGGAGACCTATCCCTGGCCGGGCAACATCCGGGAACTGGAGAACGCCATCGAATACGCCACCGTGATCGCGCCGGACGAGAAGATCACCCCGGCCCATCTGCCGCCCGCCATCACCAGAGAGAACCGCGATCCCCTGTCGGCCCTGGGTTCCGACCGGCCCTCCTTAAAGCAAATGGAGCAGCGCTACATCCGCCTCATCCTCGAACACACCGGCGGCAATAAAGCCGAGGCCGCCCGCGTTCTGGGCATCGGCGCCACGACCCTCTGGCGCAGCCTGAAGAAAAATGAGCGGGAATAG
- a CDS encoding metal-dependent hydrolase, with translation MPTFIGHAVTGIALSSIIFRKRQWLGIGIMSIFCSIGPDIDAIGFKLGIPYQHWLGHRGFSHSIIFAIALGLMAFLFVHTKRIQNSWLLFGVLLSCGLVHDVLDAMTSGGLGVAFFSPLSETRYFLPWRPIEVSPLILRRFLSHRGVGVMKSEFVWVMVPSLCFMVLTIWYRMGRRRRKTKRRLRNSILISG, from the coding sequence GTGCCGACATTCATTGGACATGCGGTGACCGGGATAGCGCTTAGTTCGATAATCTTTCGGAAACGGCAATGGCTTGGAATCGGGATCATGTCGATCTTCTGTTCGATTGGACCGGATATCGATGCAATAGGTTTTAAGCTTGGCATACCTTATCAGCACTGGCTTGGTCATCGTGGGTTTTCTCACAGCATTATCTTTGCCATTGCTCTTGGTTTGATGGCCTTTTTATTTGTTCATACGAAACGGATACAGAACAGTTGGCTTCTTTTCGGAGTGTTGCTTTCATGTGGGCTTGTGCATGACGTCCTTGATGCCATGACTAGCGGTGGCCTCGGGGTTGCATTCTTCTCTCCGTTGAGTGAAACCCGGTACTTTCTCCCCTGGCGGCCGATTGAGGTATCACCGCTCATCCTGCGACGATTCCTCTCGCACAGAGGTGTCGGGGTAATGAAAAGTGAATTCGTTTGGGTTATGGTGCCCTCCCTGTGTTTCATGGTGTTAACGATTTGGTACAGAATGGGAAGACGGCGCAGGAAAACGAAGAGAAGATTAAGGAATAGTATACTTATTTCCGGTTAA
- a CDS encoding response regulator transcription factor, translating to MGERKRILIVDDEAHIREVIRFAFEKSGFDTLEAENGARALALCRKQVPDLIVLDILMPEMDGTEVCRELRKTSRVPILFLSSKDDEVDRIVGLEIGGDDYVVKPFSPREIVARAKAIFRRVEPAGAAVATAQKPRESTHNRLRLHFETFQAFWDDQEISLTVTEFGILRTLLGYPGKAFTRDELVDGAYALETYITDRTIDSHIRRIRQKFRPAGGDPIETIHGLGYKLGPCT from the coding sequence ATGGGAGAACGAAAGCGCATCCTCATCGTGGATGATGAGGCGCATATCCGGGAGGTGATCCGTTTTGCCTTTGAAAAAAGCGGCTTTGACACCCTGGAGGCGGAAAATGGCGCCCGGGCCCTTGCCCTCTGCCGGAAACAGGTGCCCGACCTGATTGTACTGGACATCCTCATGCCGGAAATGGACGGAACCGAAGTGTGCCGCGAGCTGCGCAAGACCTCGCGGGTGCCGATTCTCTTTCTCTCCTCCAAGGATGACGAAGTCGACCGCATCGTCGGCCTTGAGATCGGCGGCGACGATTACGTGGTCAAGCCCTTCAGCCCCCGCGAAATTGTGGCACGGGCAAAGGCTATTTTCAGGCGAGTTGAGCCGGCGGGCGCTGCCGTGGCGACCGCGCAAAAGCCGCGGGAGTCAACCCACAACCGCCTCCGGCTCCACTTTGAAACGTTTCAGGCCTTCTGGGATGATCAGGAAATCTCGCTCACTGTCACTGAGTTCGGTATCCTGAGAACGCTGCTGGGGTATCCGGGCAAGGCCTTTACCCGTGACGAACTGGTCGACGGCGCCTATGCGCTGGAGACTTACATCACCGACCGGACCATCGACAGCCATATCCGCCGTATCCGGCAGAAGTTCCGGCCGGCCGGCGGCGACCCCATCGAAACCATTCACGGCCTGGGATACAAGCTCGGGCCTTGCACCTGA
- a CDS encoding molybdopterin-dependent oxidoreductase, with product MSQEKVHYRSCSICEAMCGLEITTRGDEIVAIRGDEQDPFSRGYICPKGTAVRELHHDPDRLRRPVRRTRGGWEEISWEEALSETVRRVNGIRREHGRRAVALYFGNPNAHYHGNILFAGFLVKALDTPNRFSPTSADQLPMMMVCYYLLGHQFLFPAPDIDRTDYFLIIGGNPAVSGGSFMTAPNIPRRLRAIRERGGRVVVIDPVRTRTAELADRHLFIRPGTDLLLMLSMVRTVFEENLVAPGHLAGILDGVETIRVLTAPYTPEQTARATGIEAGVVRALVREFCASPSAVCYGRMGTCVQEFGTLTNWMLFVFNLLTGRVDRPGGFMFPTPALDLVAITALMKEKGWFGRQRTKVRGLPDFGGELPVAAMAEEIAHPGRDRIRALISVAGNPVLSAPNGKLLEEALPRLDFMAAVDWYVSETSRHAHIILPPTHMLEHHHFPVMANIFGSRNMAKYSPPVFDPGPDARHAWQIFKELAVGISRNPLMKLAIKPLTPERLLKLALLAGPHGLRPKPGQAPLTLGKVSRAVHGLDLGPLRPCLPGRLFTPDRRINLAPPVFTEELKRVSAALPALSAEDDGEFDLRLVSRRNLMSNNSWMHNIERFHNKTNRCTAWISPGDAAARNVPAGGRVRVTSRAGRIELEAEITDRVMPGVVSIPHGWGHHYEGIRLSVAAGHAGVSVNDITDHEKLDSLSGNAVFSGVPVKVEPV from the coding sequence ATGAGCCAGGAAAAAGTCCACTATCGTTCCTGTTCCATCTGCGAGGCCATGTGCGGCCTGGAAATCACCACCCGGGGAGACGAGATCGTCGCCATCCGGGGGGATGAGCAGGACCCCTTCTCGCGCGGCTACATCTGTCCCAAGGGCACGGCCGTCAGGGAGCTTCACCACGACCCCGACCGCCTGCGGCGGCCGGTCCGGCGGACCCGGGGCGGCTGGGAGGAAATCTCCTGGGAGGAGGCCCTGTCCGAAACCGTCCGACGGGTCAACGGCATCCGCCGGGAACATGGCCGGCGGGCGGTGGCCCTTTATTTCGGCAACCCCAACGCCCACTATCACGGCAATATCCTGTTCGCGGGGTTCCTGGTCAAGGCCCTGGACACGCCCAACCGCTTTTCCCCCACATCGGCCGATCAGTTGCCGATGATGATGGTCTGCTATTACCTGCTGGGCCACCAGTTCCTCTTCCCGGCGCCGGACATCGACCGGACGGACTATTTTCTCATCATCGGCGGCAACCCGGCGGTCTCCGGGGGCAGCTTCATGACGGCGCCAAACATCCCCCGGCGGCTCCGGGCCATCCGGGAGCGGGGCGGCCGGGTGGTGGTCATCGACCCGGTCCGGACCCGCACCGCCGAACTGGCCGACCGGCATCTGTTCATCCGGCCGGGAACCGACCTGCTGCTGATGCTCTCCATGGTCCGCACGGTCTTTGAGGAAAATCTCGTCGCTCCCGGGCATCTGGCCGGCATCCTGGACGGGGTGGAGACGATCCGCGTGCTGACGGCGCCATACACGCCCGAGCAGACCGCCCGGGCCACCGGGATCGAGGCCGGCGTTGTCCGGGCCCTGGTGCGCGAATTCTGCGCTTCGCCTTCGGCCGTGTGCTACGGCCGCATGGGGACCTGCGTCCAGGAATTCGGCACCCTGACCAACTGGATGCTGTTCGTCTTCAACCTTCTCACCGGCCGGGTCGACCGGCCCGGCGGCTTCATGTTCCCGACGCCGGCCCTGGACCTGGTCGCCATCACCGCCCTGATGAAGGAAAAAGGCTGGTTCGGACGACAGCGGACGAAGGTGCGCGGGCTGCCGGATTTCGGCGGGGAGCTGCCGGTGGCGGCCATGGCCGAGGAGATCGCCCACCCCGGCCGGGACCGCATCCGCGCCCTGATCTCGGTGGCCGGCAACCCGGTCCTGTCCGCCCCCAACGGCAAGCTGCTGGAAGAGGCCCTGCCGCGGCTCGACTTCATGGCGGCCGTGGACTGGTACGTGTCCGAGACCTCCCGCCACGCCCACATCATCCTGCCGCCCACCCATATGCTGGAGCATCACCATTTCCCGGTCATGGCCAACATTTTCGGGAGCCGCAACATGGCCAAATACTCGCCGCCGGTGTTCGACCCCGGGCCTGACGCCCGCCACGCCTGGCAGATCTTCAAGGAACTGGCCGTCGGCATCTCCCGCAACCCGCTGATGAAGCTGGCCATCAAGCCCCTGACGCCGGAGCGCCTCCTGAAACTGGCCCTGCTGGCCGGGCCTCACGGCCTTCGCCCGAAGCCGGGGCAGGCCCCCCTGACGCTGGGAAAAGTCTCCCGTGCCGTGCACGGCCTGGACCTGGGACCGCTGCGGCCGTGCCTCCCCGGCCGCCTGTTCACGCCGGACCGGCGCATCAACCTGGCGCCGCCCGTCTTCACCGAAGAGCTGAAAAGGGTGTCGGCCGCTCTGCCGGCCCTGTCCGCCGAGGATGACGGCGAATTCGACCTGCGGCTGGTCAGCCGGCGCAACCTCATGTCCAACAACTCCTGGATGCACAACATCGAGCGGTTTCACAACAAAACCAACCGCTGCACGGCCTGGATCAGTCCCGGCGACGCGGCCGCGCGAAACGTCCCGGCGGGCGGACGGGTCCGGGTCACCTCCCGGGCGGGCCGCATCGAGCTCGAAGCCGAAATAACGGACCGGGTCATGCCCGGCGTCGTTTCCATCCCCCACGGCTGGGGCCACCATTATGAAGGCATCCGCCTTTCCGTCGCCGCCGGACATGCCGGCGTGTCCGTCAACGACATTACCGACCATGAAAAGCTGGACAGCCTGAGCGGCAACGCGGTTTTTTCCGGGGTGCCGGTGAAAGTCGAACCGGTTTGA
- a CDS encoding methyltransferase domain-containing protein, with protein sequence MSKARVRYQTVEFGITDIHVRTLRDRYQHSDDDQKALGKGISSAMWPLFGVIWASGEILAHLMVDYDCKGLRILEVGCGIGLASIVLNHRAMDITATDYHPEAGNFLRKNAELNEDKEIPFFCEGWDDIESKLGKFDLIIGSDLLYERHHIELLSGFIDGHSEKSCDVILVDPGRGNHASFSKKMVSLGYSHSQEKPEHVDYLKEPFGGVILRYHRA encoded by the coding sequence ATGTCAAAAGCGAGAGTTCGTTATCAAACGGTTGAATTCGGGATCACGGATATTCATGTGAGAACGCTGCGCGACAGATATCAGCATTCAGATGATGACCAGAAGGCGCTGGGGAAAGGGATATCTTCGGCGATGTGGCCGCTGTTCGGCGTCATCTGGGCGTCAGGAGAAATTCTCGCTCACCTGATGGTCGACTATGACTGTAAAGGGTTACGTATTTTAGAAGTTGGCTGTGGTATCGGGTTGGCGAGTATCGTGCTGAACCATCGTGCCATGGACATCACCGCCACCGATTACCATCCGGAAGCGGGAAACTTTCTTCGGAAAAACGCCGAACTCAATGAAGACAAGGAAATCCCGTTTTTCTGCGAAGGATGGGATGATATCGAGAGCAAGCTGGGAAAATTCGACCTCATCATCGGCAGCGATCTGCTGTATGAGCGGCATCATATTGAACTGCTGTCCGGATTTATTGACGGGCACTCAGAAAAAAGCTGTGACGTGATTCTGGTCGATCCCGGGCGCGGGAATCACGCCTCCTTCAGTAAAAAAATGGTGAGTTTAGGCTATTCACACAGCCAGGAAAAACCCGAACATGTTGATTATCTGAAAGAACCATTCGGAGGGGTGATTCTTCGTTATCATCGGGCATGA
- a CDS encoding dual specificity protein phosphatase family protein: MFQAEISDFELLAGIRFGYLHPYKVAGMGEPWRQHIQRTLELLRKEGIGAVLTLTEDDPFGRDYLEADFWHRHIPVDDGEPPSPQAMNQAVDFIQSALAEDLPVAVHCLEGRGRTGVILCGWLARVEALAPDAAIRRVRDLRYHTVFSPSQRAFLEAHLVRP; this comes from the coding sequence ATGTTCCAGGCGGAGATCAGCGATTTTGAACTTCTGGCCGGGATCCGTTTTGGTTACCTGCATCCCTACAAGGTGGCCGGCATGGGGGAACCCTGGCGGCAGCATATCCAACGGACCCTTGAGTTGCTCAGGAAAGAGGGGATCGGCGCGGTTTTAACGCTGACCGAGGATGATCCCTTCGGCCGGGATTATCTGGAAGCTGACTTCTGGCACCGGCATATTCCCGTTGATGACGGCGAACCGCCTTCACCGCAGGCAATGAACCAGGCCGTCGATTTCATCCAGAGCGCCCTGGCGGAAGATTTGCCCGTGGCCGTTCACTGCCTTGAAGGCCGGGGGCGGACAGGCGTCATCCTTTGCGGCTGGCTTGCCCGGGTTGAAGCCCTTGCCCCTGACGCCGCCATCCGGCGCGTCCGGGACCTGCGGTATCACACGGTATTCAGCCCTTCCCAGAGGGCTTTTCTGGAAGCGCATCTTGTCCGCCCATGA
- a CDS encoding SRPBCC domain-containing protein: protein MRRVHTQIDIEAPVQKVWDLITDLDNYAAWNPFVVMGKGPIREGEKITVRAEPEGAPGKTFRPVITKLAPGRELRWLGHFLLPGLVDGEHIHILEPLGATRTRYIHDDEFSGWLLPVVWTRLELVTRHGFEKMNAALKKRAEGEQG, encoded by the coding sequence ATGAGAAGAGTGCACACGCAGATCGACATCGAGGCGCCGGTTCAGAAAGTCTGGGACCTGATCACGGACCTGGACAACTATGCCGCCTGGAACCCTTTTGTGGTCATGGGTAAAGGGCCCATCCGGGAAGGGGAGAAGATTACCGTGCGGGCGGAGCCCGAAGGCGCTCCGGGCAAGACCTTCCGGCCGGTCATCACCAAACTGGCGCCGGGAAGGGAGCTCCGCTGGCTGGGCCATTTTCTCCTGCCGGGACTGGTGGACGGGGAACACATTCACATCCTCGAGCCCCTGGGTGCAACGCGGACCCGCTATATCCATGATGATGAGTTCTCGGGCTGGCTGCTGCCGGTGGTGTGGACCCGGCTGGAGCTCGTCACCCGTCACGGGTTTGAGAAGATGAACGCGGCCCTGAAAAAACGCGCGGAAGGAGAACAGGGGTGA